The Capsicum annuum cultivar UCD-10X-F1 chromosome 3, UCD10Xv1.1, whole genome shotgun sequence genomic sequence TAGATCTCTTACCAAAACCGATAAATACTCGTAAACTGCCTCGTAGGAAAACAAACAACTTCGCTTCCGGCGTTAAGTTGCGGAGAGACATTGGAGGAACTACACCTAATGGAAGGAGAGGCAGACCTGAAACTCCTCTTCTTAAGTGGAAGTTCAACGAGGATATTCAAGAAAATGTTTCTGTAAAGGAGGAAATATCGTCTTCGGAGGTTGATCGGAAATGTGGCCGGAATATTAGGGGTGTGGTTTCTGCTAGGAAGTTAGCTGCTGGATTGTTTAGGCGGCAGCAGATGACGGAAGTCAACCATTGTCGGAAGTTAGGGCTGGAAGTTAATTATGGTCGGAAGTTAGGGTTGAAggtaattttttatcaaatttattttagtttttgtaaatTTAGGGCATTTGTAATTTGGTTGTTGCTATATTGAAATTAATTAATACTCATGACCAATTAACACGCTTCAACATTTACAATTTGTTTTCTTGGATCTAAGCCATTAGTTAGCGTTTATATTATAAGGTACATTGGCTTGGCATATTGATGGGAGTAGTTTGATTggagtattattttgttgtaatacTGTTGTTACACGAAATGAATCAACTGGATAAGTTAATTAGCTTTGCCATATCAGCAGTTAGTTACGGGTTGTTAAATTAGTTAGAAGCAGTTAGCAAATTAGATTCACTCTCATTTTATATAAAAGGCATTGTATCTACAAATTCAATCatcaattgaataataatacaattttcctaattgaattctattttcatcttcttccctAATCCACCCCATAGCTGATTACTTGAGTTTTCTCCGTAAAAAGTCCTGTCCAGCTGTCCATCTGCTAAAACCTCGGATTCCTCTGTGAATCCCTGCATTTTAGCTGTCATTGGTATTAGAGCCACTCGGATTCTTGGCCACAATGACGAAATCAACAAGGTCTAATGATAATTCTCCAACTGAAATGGGGGAATTAAGAGAAATGATGCAGAAATTGATTTCAGAAATTGGTATTCTTAATGGTGCAGTGGCGAAATTGAAGAGATTGAATCAAACGGTGATGGAATTAAATGAACAACTAGAAGGGAATCAAAAGGATACTACTTCTACCGGAGATGGGATTGAAACTTCAGGGGAAAGACTGTCGAGAGAGAGACAATTGGTGGAAGAGCCCGGAAACAAGAATCCTTTGGGTTACCAACAAGGTATAGCTCGTTACTCTAAACTAGATTTTTCAAGATTTTCTATAGAGGATGTGAGTTCTTGGTTATTTAGAGTGGAGCAGTTTTTCGAGTTTGAGGAAATTGCCGTGGATCAAAAAGTAGGACTGGCAGCAATACACTTGGAAGGTGAAGCTATTCAGTGGCATCAATCCTTCATGAGGTATAGACAATTCATTCAACCTCCATCTTGGAATGAATATGTGGTAGCTTTGGTGGAAAGATTTGGGGCAGGTTCCCCAAAGAAGCTAGTTAGTTTTGAACCCTATAATCCTTCTCATTTCTATCCACAAGAAACTTTTATTAAGAAGATATCATATACTTGCAAGGGTCTCGATGAAATGCCTAAAAGAGATTTACATGTAGATTCTGTAAATAGTAGTACTGTTGACataaacaatgaaacaaaataaattgaagacTTGTTTCTTGATGTGTTCTATAGAGATACTGAGAGTGATGTAGATGCTTTGGAAGATTGGTCTCTCGATAAGGCACCTTCCATGGAAGATAAGAGCAATAAAGGGGATTTTGGAGGCTTTTCATAGAAAATGAGAACATAGTGTTTGCAACTTCTTTAAACAGTGAAGTTAACTCTAACGAAGATAAGTTGGTGAAAACAAGAAACAAGAAGGATATGGAAGCTGGAGCAGTCAGACTCTCCATGCATTTCCAGTTATCTCCTCGAACTCTAAGAAAATCGAAGGATATGGTTTCGGCTAATGAAAAAGAGAAGCATAATGGAGTTAGTGCAAACCAATGGGAATTGGGTAAGTTTTTTGATAATAAAGGCCAGCAGCAATTCTTTGATCTCAAATATGGTTGTATTAGGTTCCAGGGGTTGAAAAATACAATCAACCGTAGAACTTGTGATGTTGCCCTGGATTCCTCAATTTTTGCCAGCTCTTCCATCTCAACCAAAACTGTTGCCCTCACCATTTGTTCATCCTCTGATAAAGTTCTAGCATTTTGTGCAAGATCAATATCAGCTAATTCAGTAAGAGGTTGTTTTTCTTATTACTTAGATTCCCACATATTGACTTGCTCTATTCTTTGAGTTTCAGCTTCAACATCTTTAGTTTCACACCGAGTTTGTAATCAGGACAACCCACCACTTCAAATGCATTCCACTAGTTGTGAACTGGCCTTTCAAAACCATCAACTTTGAGCCACCAATTTTCAAACTTGAAGTACGACTTTCTCTGATCCCAATCTCCACATTGCAACATGATTGGGCTATGGTCAGATGTCACTCTGGGCATGATCAATTGTTTAATGTTCTTGAAAGCTTCCTCCCACTCTATTGAGTACATGAATCTATCCAGTCTAGCAGCACTATGATGATTAGCACCTCTAAACCAAGTGAAAACTCCACCATTCAGGTGAGGGTCATGTAGTTCCATCTCCTCAATCCAGTTGGAAAAGTCAGACATCACATTTGTGATCCTATTGCATCCCCTCCTCTCTGCCATAACTCTTATTGTGTTGAAATCTCCACAAGTTACCCATGGTCCGTCACATAGTTCTTTAACTGCTGCTACTTCTTCCCAGCAACCTAATTTCTCACTTCTGGTGTGAGGAGCATATACACCAGTGAGAAACCAGCCAAAAACTCCTATTTCTCTCTTGAGAACAAGGGTGATCTCGACGGGAAGGGATGCACTCAGTTTCCACTTTTATAGTTTTCTGCGCCTTCACTTGGAAAGACAAGTTCGACATCTTTTGAGCAGAATATGGAGGACGAAGGGAGGCAGTTGTTTATGTTATTCCAGTCACTTGGTCCTTCATTCGGTAAGAAGGGTCCGACTGTTGAAGGAACTGCATCTTCTGGGCGGAATGGACGACCTACTTTGGTGAAGCAGGAGATGAAATGACCCGTGTCATTTGGAAATTAATCAAGGATAAGCTCATCTTGCCCTTTGTGGGGTTGGATATAAAATACTTTGATCTTGGCTTTCCTCACCGTGATGCCACAGATGATAAGGTACAATTGAAAGCGCCAAGGCTACTTTGCAATTAAGTGTGCAACCATCACTCCAGATGAAGCTCGTATGAAGGATTTTAACTTGAAGCGTATGTGGAAGAGACCAAATGGGACAAATAGGAATATTCTAAATGCTACGGTATTCAGGGAACCAATCCTCTGCAAAAACATCCCTCGACTTGTCCCAGGTTGATCAAAACTGATATGCATTGGCAGACATGCTTTTGGTGATCAATATCGAGCTACTGATTCAGTAATTCAAGGAGCTGGAAAACTCAAATTAGTATTTGTACCAGAAGGGACGGATGAAAAGTTCGAGTTCGAGGTTTGCAACTTCACTGGTGCTGGTGGAGTAGctctatccatgtacaacatgTATGAGTCTATTCGTTCTTTCGCTGAAGCTTCTATGAACATGGCTTACCAAAAGAAATGGCCACTATCGCTGGAAGTTGAAGTTTGAAGAAGCTGGGATATGATGACTACTTCTGCTGGCAAGTCCCCATTGCTCAGATCCAAAAGTTATACTGCAAAGAAGGATGGTTAAGAAAGGGAATAGAATTGTGGCTCAAGTTTTGCCCAAATGGACAGGATTGTCGGCTGGTGCTGCAACTTGGGAGTACCTTATTGTTCTTCAAGCTAGATTTTCTGGTCTTGATCCTTGAGGTCAAGGATCTCTTTGCAACAGGGAGTACTGTTACACGAAAATGAATCAGCTGGACAAGTTAATTAGCTTTGCCATATCAACAGTTAGTTACGGGCTGTTGAATTAGTTAGAAGCAGTTAGCAAATTAGATTCACTCTCATTTCTTATAAAAGGACCTCAAGGATCTCTTTGCAACAGGGAGTGCTGTTACACGAAAATGAATCAACTGGACAAGTTAATTAGCTTTGCCATATCAGCAGTTAGTTACGGGCTGTTGAATTAGTTAGAAGCAGTTAGCAAATTAGATTCACTCTCATTTCTTATAAAAGGCATTGTATTTACAAATTCAATCatcaattgaataataatacagttttcctaattgaattctattttcatcttcttccctAATCCACCCCATAGCTGATTACTCGAGTTTTCTCCGTAAAAACTCTTGTCCAGCTGCTAAAACCTCGAATTCCTCTGTGAATCCCTGCATTTTGGCTATCAACTGTTTAGCgactatttgttgtttttgttactatCTATTGTCCCTTGTACttctattatgttttttttttctagatttatCTTTGTCTTGAAccggggtctattggaaacaacctctNNNNNNNNNNNNNNNNNNNNNNNNNNNNNNNNNNNNNNNNNNNNNNNNNNNNNNNNNNNNNNNNNNNNNNNNNNNNNNNNNNNNNNNNNNNNNNNNNNNNNNNNNNNNNNNNNNNNNNNNNNNNNNNNNNNNNNNNNNNNNNNNNNNNNNNNNNNNNNNNNNNNNNNNNNNNNNNNNNNNNNNNNNNNNNNNNNNNNNNNNNNNNNNNNNNNNNNNNNNNNNNNNNNNNNNNNNNNNNNNNNNNNNNNNNNNNNNNNNNNNNNNNNNNNNNNNNNNNNNNNNNNNNNNNNNNNNNNNNNNNNNNNNNNNNNNNNNNNNNNNNNNNNNNNNNNNNNNNNNNNNNNNNNNNNNNNNNNNNNNNNNNNNNNNNNNNNNNNNNNNNNNNNNNNNNNNNNNNNNNNNNNNNNNNNNNNNNNNNNNNNNNNNNNNNNNNNNNNNNNNNNNNNNNNNNNNNNNNNNNNNNNNNNNNNNNNNNNNNNNNNNNNNNNNNNNNNNNNNNNNNNNNNNNNNNNNNNNNNNNNNNNNNNNNNNNNNNNNNNNNNNNNNNNNNNNNNNNNNNNNNNNNNNNNNNNNNNNNNNNNNNNNNNNNNNNNNNNNNNNNNNNNNNNNNNNNNNNNNNNNNNNNNNNNNNNNNNNNNNNNNNNNNNNNNNNNNNNNNNNNNNNNNNNNNNNNNNNNNNNNNNNNNNNNNNNNNNNNNNNNNNNNNNNNNNNNNNNNNNNNNNNNNNNNNNNNNNNNNNNNNNNNNNNNNNNNNNNNNNNNNNNNNNNNNNNNNNNNNNNNNNNNNNNNNNNNNNNNNNNNNNNNNNNNNNNNNNNNNNNNNNNNNNNNNNNNNNNNNNNNNNNNNNNNNNNNNNNNNNNNNNNNNNNNNNNNNNNNNNNNNNNNNNNNNNNNNNNNNNNNNNNNNNNNNNNNNNNNNNNNNNNNNNNNNNNNNNNNNNNNNNNN encodes the following:
- the LOC124885281 gene encoding uncharacterized protein LOC124885281 translates to MNITGNDADLQVDLLPKPINTRKLPRRKTNNFASGVKLRRDIGGTTPNGRRGRPETPLLKWKFNEDIQENVSVKEEISSSEVDRKCGRNIRGVVSARKLAAGLFRRQQMTEVNHCRKLGLEVNYGRKLGLKWRN